Proteins encoded by one window of Tunturibacter psychrotolerans:
- a CDS encoding glycerophosphodiester phosphodiesterase family protein: MRYSSSLGPYVYFHSRSINFDPLSSLVMLPSIRTQLLTTILITTASVSAQQTPMTNPFPGLMTAADKHAKAHNAQTPVLSPVDATVLGSNPPVNVAELHKAGIRVIPWTTNDPVKMRALIDLRVDGIISDYPNILQQVVAEQKAAHPQDAEYFKTFVVSAHRGGRGLRPENTLPSFESGLDHLATELETDTGVTGDHVSLIWHDQFLNPESCRRVDGKPYTREERIYTRDITLAEAQSTFICDKLHHGPAYGNAKFDDQQNDLALSPVAVAFAKHEHLISPYVPTYAEQLFRFTRFYADYYSTGAGKSHPDAAARAANARTVRFNLETKITPFPEDAAGQPPPALPEHTEPKTNHTFDPQTFVTALCGAITRNHMESRAEVQSFDFRTLILVEEQFPKIPTYYLTGPPNMLSSDFVPAALRQ; encoded by the coding sequence ATGCGTTATTCGTCCAGTCTGGGGCCCTACGTCTATTTCCATTCACGCTCCATCAACTTCGATCCACTATCATCACTCGTCATGCTACCCTCCATTCGAACTCAGCTCCTTACCACTATTCTGATCACGACCGCATCTGTCTCCGCACAGCAGACCCCTATGACGAATCCCTTCCCCGGACTCATGACCGCCGCCGACAAGCACGCTAAGGCGCACAACGCGCAGACGCCGGTGCTCTCCCCAGTCGACGCGACCGTCCTCGGCTCCAATCCTCCCGTCAACGTGGCCGAGCTTCACAAGGCAGGCATCAGAGTCATTCCGTGGACCACGAATGACCCGGTAAAGATGCGCGCGCTCATTGATCTTCGCGTCGACGGCATCATCTCCGACTACCCGAACATCCTCCAGCAGGTCGTCGCCGAGCAGAAGGCCGCTCACCCTCAGGATGCGGAATACTTCAAAACCTTCGTCGTCTCCGCCCATCGCGGAGGGCGCGGTCTACGGCCGGAAAACACACTCCCATCCTTCGAGTCTGGCCTCGACCATCTTGCTACCGAACTCGAAACCGACACCGGCGTCACCGGCGATCACGTCTCCCTCATCTGGCACGATCAGTTCCTCAACCCCGAGTCCTGCCGCCGCGTCGACGGCAAGCCTTACACACGCGAAGAGCGCATCTACACTCGCGACATCACACTCGCCGAAGCCCAGAGCACCTTCATCTGCGACAAGCTTCACCACGGCCCCGCATACGGGAACGCGAAGTTCGACGACCAGCAGAACGATCTTGCACTTTCGCCTGTCGCCGTAGCCTTTGCGAAGCACGAGCATCTCATCAGCCCCTACGTCCCCACCTATGCTGAGCAGCTCTTCCGCTTCACCCGCTTCTACGCCGACTACTACAGCACTGGCGCAGGCAAATCGCATCCCGATGCCGCAGCGCGCGCCGCAAACGCGCGTACCGTGCGGTTCAATCTCGAGACGAAGATCACGCCGTTTCCTGAAGATGCAGCGGGACAGCCTCCTCCTGCGCTACCAGAGCACACAGAACCCAAGACGAACCACACATTCGACCCGCAGACCTTTGTAACCGCCCTCTGCGGCGCCATCACCCGCAACCACATGGAGTCTCGCGCCGAAGTTCAGAGCTTCGACTTCCGCACCCTCATCCTCGTCGAAGAGCAGTTCCCGAAGATCCCAACTTACTACCTGACCGGACCGCCAAACATGCTGAGCTCGGATTTCGTTCCGGCAGCTTTGAGGCAGTAA
- a CDS encoding M28 family peptidase, whose translation MKIRFGVAVVASVFCLSGALMAQSIPPAVKAAEASIDGEKIRAQVRFLADDLLEGRGPGLRGSEIAAKYLATQFALYGLKPGGDNGTYLQQINFVGTKVIAEKTTMSLIPKKPAGNSIDLYSIDLKYADDYTVSNRVLTPSVDVDAPIVFVGYGVDAPEFQWNDYAGVDVKGKVILCIVGDPPSTDPNFFGGDALTYYGRWTYKFEEAARKGAVGALIIHRTDLASYGWDVVKNSNTSEKTYLRDDKNPQLEAASWIQLDVAKKIFASSGLDADAEIIAAGKRGFKAVELPVRLKAHIESTVRSFQSPNVVGILPGANAGGKDQAVMYTAHYDHLGFVPGMAGDNIYNGAADNGTGCGMLLEMARAWAQSGVKLPHSIIFASVTAEEQGLLGSEYLGQHPPIPAGQIALDINYDMILPIGVPLETNVNGAQRTTFYPTVEATAKRFNLAIVPDPRPSAGSYYRSDHFSLSRVGIPAFSIETGNLYEGHDAAWGHKQHEDFTEHDYHNFSDNFHEDWDFSGNAKLDRFGMELGWEALSAPTIIQWKAKDEFEAARKASQGTR comes from the coding sequence ATGAAGATTCGTTTTGGTGTCGCTGTGGTTGCCTCGGTTTTCTGCCTTTCTGGAGCGCTGATGGCGCAGTCGATTCCGCCTGCGGTGAAGGCGGCGGAGGCGTCGATTGACGGCGAGAAGATTCGTGCGCAGGTGAGATTTCTTGCGGATGATCTACTGGAGGGTCGCGGCCCTGGGCTGCGGGGGAGCGAGATTGCGGCGAAGTACCTTGCGACGCAGTTTGCGCTGTATGGGCTGAAGCCGGGCGGAGACAACGGAACGTATCTGCAGCAGATCAACTTTGTCGGTACGAAGGTGATTGCGGAGAAGACGACGATGTCGCTGATTCCGAAGAAGCCTGCGGGGAATTCGATTGATCTGTATTCGATCGACCTGAAGTATGCGGACGACTACACGGTGAGCAATCGTGTATTGACGCCGAGTGTGGATGTTGACGCTCCGATTGTGTTTGTTGGGTACGGCGTGGATGCGCCGGAGTTTCAGTGGAACGACTATGCGGGCGTGGATGTGAAGGGGAAGGTGATTCTGTGCATCGTGGGCGATCCACCTTCGACTGATCCGAATTTCTTTGGCGGCGACGCGCTGACCTACTACGGGCGCTGGACGTACAAGTTTGAAGAGGCGGCGCGGAAAGGTGCGGTGGGCGCGCTGATTATTCATCGCACGGACCTGGCGAGCTATGGCTGGGATGTGGTGAAGAATTCGAATACGAGTGAGAAGACTTATCTGCGGGATGATAAGAATCCGCAGCTTGAGGCGGCTAGCTGGATTCAGTTGGATGTGGCGAAGAAGATCTTTGCGTCGAGTGGACTGGATGCGGACGCGGAGATAATTGCGGCTGGGAAGCGCGGGTTCAAGGCGGTGGAGTTGCCGGTGCGGTTGAAAGCGCATATTGAGAGCACGGTGCGGTCGTTCCAGTCGCCGAATGTGGTGGGAATTTTGCCGGGGGCGAACGCAGGTGGCAAAGATCAGGCTGTGATGTATACGGCTCACTACGATCATCTGGGATTTGTGCCGGGGATGGCTGGGGACAATATTTATAACGGCGCTGCGGATAACGGCACCGGCTGCGGAATGTTGTTGGAGATGGCGCGAGCGTGGGCACAGTCGGGCGTGAAGCTGCCGCACTCGATCATCTTTGCTTCGGTGACGGCGGAGGAGCAGGGGCTGTTGGGGTCGGAATATTTGGGGCAGCATCCGCCGATTCCTGCGGGGCAGATTGCGCTGGATATTAATTACGACATGATTCTGCCCATTGGCGTTCCTCTGGAGACAAATGTGAACGGCGCGCAGAGGACTACGTTCTATCCGACGGTGGAGGCTACGGCGAAGAGATTTAATCTTGCGATTGTGCCGGACCCGCGGCCTTCGGCGGGGAGCTACTACCGGTCAGATCACTTCAGCTTGTCGCGCGTCGGGATTCCGGCGTTCTCGATTGAGACGGGGAATCTTTATGAAGGGCATGATGCAGCGTGGGGACACAAGCAGCATGAGGATTTCACGGAGCATGACTATCACAACTTCAGCGACAACTTCCATGAGGATTGGGACTTCAGCGGGAACGCGAAGCTCGATCGCTTTGGGATGGAGCTGGGCTGGGAGGCTTTGAGCGCGCCGACGATTATCCAGTGGAAGGCTAAGGATGAGTTCGAAGCGGCTCGGAAGGCTAGCCAGGGAACCAGATAA
- the ruvB gene encoding Holliday junction branch migration DNA helicase RuvB codes for MPKIDLTHARSTEAERLVSAGKAEDDDAFELKLRPTRLAEFIGQEKAKEQLAIALEAAKSRGEALDHVLLFGPPGLGKTTLATIIANELAVGYQQTSGPALQIQGDLTAILTNLREKQVLFLDEIHRLQPVLEEKLYTALEDYKLDIIIGQGPAARTHVMEIRPFTFVAATTRPGLLSSPLRSRFGILLRLEFYTDDQLRFVVERSAEVLGVPIDHDGAAEIAMRSRGTPRIANRLLRRVRDYAQVRAQGVIDRPTAQAALSLLEVDAHGFDELDRRLLRTIIEKYDGGPVGLNTLAAALAEEQDALEEVYEPFLIQIGFLDRTPRGRVATRLAYEHLGIEMPRKLSLF; via the coding sequence ATGCCGAAGATAGATCTCACTCACGCACGATCGACCGAAGCCGAACGGCTTGTCTCTGCCGGCAAAGCCGAGGACGACGACGCTTTCGAGCTAAAGCTCCGCCCCACCCGTCTCGCCGAGTTCATCGGTCAGGAAAAGGCCAAAGAACAACTCGCGATCGCTCTCGAAGCGGCGAAGTCACGCGGCGAAGCACTCGACCACGTCCTCCTCTTCGGCCCTCCCGGCCTCGGCAAGACCACTCTGGCGACTATCATCGCGAACGAGTTGGCCGTCGGCTACCAGCAAACCTCCGGTCCCGCCCTTCAAATTCAAGGCGACCTGACCGCCATCCTCACCAACCTGCGAGAAAAACAGGTTCTGTTCCTCGACGAGATCCACCGCCTTCAGCCTGTGCTCGAAGAAAAGCTCTACACCGCGCTCGAGGACTACAAGCTCGACATCATCATCGGCCAGGGGCCCGCCGCCCGCACCCACGTCATGGAGATTCGGCCTTTCACCTTCGTGGCCGCAACCACACGCCCGGGCCTGCTCTCCTCGCCTCTGCGCAGCCGCTTCGGCATCCTCCTCCGTCTCGAGTTCTACACCGACGACCAACTCCGCTTCGTAGTCGAGCGTTCGGCCGAAGTCCTCGGCGTCCCCATCGACCACGACGGTGCTGCCGAAATAGCCATGCGCTCCCGCGGTACGCCACGCATAGCCAACCGCCTCCTACGCCGCGTCCGAGACTACGCACAGGTGCGAGCCCAGGGCGTCATCGATCGTCCCACAGCACAGGCCGCCTTATCCCTACTCGAAGTAGACGCCCACGGCTTCGACGAGTTGGACCGCCGTCTCCTCCGCACGATCATCGAAAAGTACGACGGTGGCCCCGTAGGCCTCAACACACTAGCCGCTGCCCTCGCCGAAGAGCAGGACGCCCTCGAAGAGGTCTACGAACCCTTCCTCATCCAGATAGGCTTCCTCGACCGCACTCCGCGCGGCCGGGTTGCCACGCGTCTCGCCTACGAGCATCTAGGCATCGAAATGCCCCGCAAGCTTAGCCTTTTCTAA
- a CDS encoding CPBP family intramembrane glutamic endopeptidase yields the protein MRVSQQRPLSIFLFLLAVFSGCTYVLDVHSHHLSETLAQFIVWCPGFAALCTCLLLRIPLGTLGWSWPARRFLKLAYVLPLLYATPVYLLTWLVIRGSFSLKSFEAGMIAPYGLGRWPALETLVVALPLLFTVSVIFEAGWALGEELGWRGFLFPRLQQRFGFHGACLISGLIWAVWHVPEIVWTDFNPGTNIVFALACFTVMVVALAYIMGYLRVRSGSLWPCVLLHAAHNNFIQGLLDPLTAPVGWAKYITTEFGAGLAVTMVVTATIVVSTSHRESFSVTSNDEPR from the coding sequence ATGAGAGTCTCTCAACAGCGACCGTTATCGATCTTCCTGTTTTTGCTTGCCGTTTTTAGCGGGTGCACCTATGTTCTTGACGTTCACAGCCATCACCTATCCGAAACACTTGCCCAGTTCATCGTGTGGTGTCCGGGGTTCGCGGCGCTGTGCACCTGCCTGCTGCTCCGCATCCCGCTTGGAACCTTGGGCTGGAGTTGGCCGGCACGACGCTTTCTAAAGCTCGCGTATGTTCTGCCGCTGCTCTATGCCACGCCGGTGTACCTGCTCACCTGGCTCGTCATCCGCGGCTCATTCTCCCTCAAGAGCTTCGAAGCAGGGATGATAGCTCCCTATGGATTGGGACGCTGGCCCGCTTTGGAGACGTTAGTCGTGGCTCTGCCGCTATTGTTCACCGTCTCAGTCATCTTCGAAGCGGGGTGGGCGCTGGGCGAGGAACTAGGATGGCGCGGGTTTCTGTTTCCCAGGCTTCAGCAGCGGTTCGGCTTCCACGGAGCCTGTCTTATCTCAGGCTTGATCTGGGCAGTGTGGCACGTTCCGGAGATCGTCTGGACGGACTTCAACCCGGGCACGAACATCGTCTTTGCCCTCGCCTGCTTCACGGTAATGGTCGTCGCGCTGGCCTACATCATGGGCTACCTCAGAGTGCGCTCGGGCAGTCTATGGCCTTGTGTTCTACTGCACGCCGCCCACAATAATTTTATTCAGGGCCTATTGGATCCACTAACGGCACCTGTCGGTTGGGCAAAGTACATCACCACAGAATTTGGGGCTGGATTAGCAGTCACCATGGTCGTAACAGCAACAATCGTTGTTTCGACGAGCCATCGTGAAAGCTTTTCCGTCACCTCAAACGATGAGCCCCGATAG
- a CDS encoding glycoside hydrolase family 27 protein — MLLEYDILRHDQSNRIFPAPRGHPLQQRTSPSPRLSRRKYFYFDMFIRMVMKRFSVVLAFLLMVSPVGAQDKSLAPTPPMGWNSWDAYGPAVNEAEFRANMVVLSAQLKEFGWQYVVVDEGWYLQNPESVSMPETLRYTLNPQGQYEPAPNRFPSAVSKGFKPLSDAVHQEGLKFGIHILRGIPKKAVLANTHIGITHYRASMAADTTDTCSWNPDNFGVKANLAGQAWYDALMKQYASWGVDYIKVDCIGHPYKSAEIRMIHRAIEQSGRPMVLSLSPGPTPLDHATEVAKNAQMWRISDDVWDHWDKDPEMPWSQSIKGQFPILAQWAEHVRPGSWPDADMLPLGQLRPNPGEGKPRASRLTEDEQRTLITLWAIARSPLFIGGNLTQMDDALKSLLTNQAVIDMARYSTNSTMSTADGDLVTWTSQSIKADKRYLAVFNLGDTPMHVDKTFAEYGYIDRAQYKVRDLWQRNELGVLNSFQVDLPPHGSVVFSLHD, encoded by the coding sequence ATGCTCCTTGAGTACGACATTCTTCGACACGATCAGTCTAATCGCATCTTCCCGGCGCCACGCGGTCATCCACTCCAACAGCGCACCTCTCCCTCCCCGCGTCTCAGCCGTCGGAAGTACTTTTATTTTGATATGTTTATTCGCATGGTGATGAAGCGTTTCAGTGTAGTTCTTGCATTCCTGTTGATGGTCTCCCCGGTCGGTGCACAGGACAAGTCGCTCGCTCCAACTCCGCCGATGGGATGGAACAGCTGGGACGCCTACGGCCCCGCCGTCAACGAAGCTGAATTCCGCGCCAACATGGTTGTTCTTTCAGCGCAGTTGAAGGAGTTCGGCTGGCAGTATGTCGTCGTCGATGAAGGCTGGTATCTGCAGAACCCCGAAAGCGTCTCCATGCCCGAGACACTGCGCTACACCCTCAATCCGCAAGGGCAATATGAGCCCGCGCCCAACCGATTCCCCTCCGCCGTCAGCAAGGGCTTCAAACCACTCAGCGATGCCGTGCATCAGGAGGGCCTCAAGTTCGGAATTCACATTCTTCGCGGCATCCCGAAAAAGGCCGTGCTGGCCAACACGCATATCGGCATCACTCACTACCGCGCCAGCATGGCCGCGGACACAACCGATACCTGTTCGTGGAACCCGGACAACTTCGGCGTCAAGGCCAACCTCGCCGGACAAGCCTGGTACGACGCGCTCATGAAGCAATACGCCTCCTGGGGTGTCGACTACATCAAGGTCGACTGCATCGGCCATCCCTACAAGAGCGCCGAGATTCGCATGATTCACAGGGCGATCGAGCAATCCGGCCGTCCCATGGTCCTCAGTCTCTCTCCCGGGCCAACGCCGCTCGACCATGCCACTGAGGTCGCCAAGAACGCACAGATGTGGCGCATATCGGACGACGTCTGGGACCACTGGGATAAGGACCCCGAGATGCCATGGTCTCAGAGCATCAAAGGTCAGTTTCCCATCCTCGCCCAGTGGGCTGAGCACGTAAGGCCGGGAAGCTGGCCGGACGCGGACATGCTTCCCCTCGGCCAGCTTCGCCCAAACCCCGGCGAGGGCAAACCGCGAGCCTCACGACTCACCGAAGATGAGCAGCGCACCTTGATCACCCTCTGGGCCATCGCGCGTTCACCTCTGTTCATCGGCGGAAATCTCACCCAGATGGACGACGCGCTGAAGTCGCTCCTCACCAACCAGGCCGTCATCGATATGGCCCGCTACTCCACCAACTCCACCATGAGCACCGCCGACGGAGACCTCGTCACCTGGACCTCACAATCCATCAAAGCGGACAAACGCTATCTCGCTGTCTTCAACCTCGGCGACACACCCATGCACGTCGACAAGACCTTCGCCGAATACGGCTACATCGACCGTGCCCAATACAAGGTCCGCGACCTCTGGCAAAGAAATGAGCTCGGCGTCCTGAACTCCTTTCAGGTCGATCTCCCCCCGCACGGTTCAGTAGTCTTCTCCCTCCACGACTAG
- a CDS encoding DUF1624 domain-containing protein: MQAVVATETPLRRQLTGRSYRIESIDILRGLLMVIMALDHARDYFSSVAIDPTDPVHSWPALFITRWITHICAPGFLLLAGTSVYLQRQRKSAATLTRFLITRGLWLIFLEATVVSVGWSFHFGAPILQVIWVIGVAMIVLAGLQWLPLSIVGVFAAVVIFGHNLLDGIHAQALGNWADAWYILHQRGFLTLNGHPIILYGYPILPWVGVMALGFCLGPLFVQTPERRQRLSALLGMALLGLFAVLRLTHSYGDPGLGWQHLDTPTNTLMSFFSVEKYPPSLHYLLSTLGVVFLLFSLADYAVEHARAERIRAFLDVYGRVPFFFYIVHIFLLHSLALAVAASIRPDWQFWTAPYVIFTSHFKNWGYSLPVVYAVWISVVLVLYPACAWFARLKDRRRDWWLSYL, encoded by the coding sequence GTGCAGGCAGTTGTTGCTACTGAAACACCTTTACGTCGTCAGCTCACGGGTCGCAGCTACCGCATAGAGTCGATCGATATCCTGCGCGGTTTACTGATGGTCATTATGGCGCTCGACCATGCGCGAGACTACTTCTCAAGCGTTGCCATCGATCCAACTGATCCCGTTCATTCCTGGCCGGCCCTCTTCATCACTCGTTGGATCACCCATATCTGCGCACCTGGGTTCCTTCTTCTAGCGGGCACCAGCGTGTACTTGCAGCGCCAGCGCAAAAGCGCCGCTACACTCACACGCTTTCTGATCACTCGCGGTTTATGGCTCATCTTTCTTGAGGCCACTGTCGTCAGCGTGGGCTGGTCGTTCCACTTCGGCGCGCCCATCCTCCAGGTCATCTGGGTTATCGGTGTCGCGATGATCGTCCTCGCCGGTCTGCAGTGGCTGCCTCTCTCAATCGTCGGTGTCTTCGCTGCCGTCGTTATCTTCGGCCACAACCTGCTCGACGGCATCCACGCCCAGGCACTCGGAAACTGGGCGGACGCCTGGTACATCCTCCATCAGCGCGGGTTTCTTACGCTGAACGGCCACCCCATCATCCTGTATGGTTATCCGATCCTGCCCTGGGTAGGAGTCATGGCTCTTGGCTTCTGTCTCGGCCCTCTCTTCGTGCAGACTCCGGAACGCCGCCAGCGACTCTCCGCTCTCTTAGGCATGGCTCTTCTCGGCTTATTTGCAGTGCTGCGTCTTACCCACAGTTACGGCGACCCGGGCCTCGGGTGGCAGCACCTCGACACCCCAACCAATACCTTGATGTCCTTCTTCTCGGTAGAAAAATATCCACCGTCGCTTCACTATCTGCTCTCCACTCTCGGCGTGGTCTTCCTGTTATTCTCCCTCGCCGATTATGCCGTCGAGCACGCTCGAGCAGAACGTATCCGCGCGTTCCTCGACGTCTACGGCCGAGTTCCATTCTTCTTCTACATCGTGCATATCTTCCTGTTGCACTCGCTGGCGCTCGCCGTAGCTGCCTCCATTCGACCGGACTGGCAGTTTTGGACCGCGCCCTATGTCATCTTCACCAGCCACTTCAAGAACTGGGGCTACTCTCTACCCGTCGTCTACGCTGTATGGATCAGCGTCGTCCTGGTGCTCTACCCGGCGTGCGCATGGTTCGCCAGACTCAAAGACCGCCGTCGCGACTGGTGGCTCAGCTACCTGTAA
- a CDS encoding OsmC family protein → MDRTGSAVWHGKIMDGTGTISTQSGTLKETQYSFKTRFADGVGTNPEELIAAAHAGCFTMALSGQLTEAGFTPDTIETTAVLTLDVHGAPTITKIHLTTKAKIPGIDKAKFDELAHNAEVGCPVSKVLKAATITLDATLV, encoded by the coding sequence ATGGATCGCACTGGCAGCGCAGTATGGCACGGCAAGATTATGGATGGCACTGGCACGATTTCAACCCAGAGCGGCACGCTGAAGGAGACCCAGTACAGCTTCAAGACGCGCTTCGCCGACGGTGTGGGTACGAATCCCGAAGAGCTGATCGCGGCGGCGCACGCGGGGTGCTTCACGATGGCGCTCAGCGGACAGCTTACTGAGGCCGGATTTACTCCCGACACGATTGAGACGACTGCGGTGCTGACCCTCGATGTTCATGGCGCGCCTACGATCACCAAGATTCACCTGACCACGAAGGCGAAGATTCCTGGCATCGATAAGGCGAAGTTCGATGAGCTGGCGCACAATGCTGAGGTTGGCTGCCCGGTGTCGAAGGTGCTGAAGGCTGCGACGATTACGTTGGACGCGACTTTGGTCTAA